In a single window of the Pirellulales bacterium genome:
- the uvrA gene encoding excinuclease ABC subunit UvrA produces MPASDIIIKGAREHNLRSVDVRLPRNKLICLTGVSGSGKSSLAFDTLYAEGQRRYVESLSTFARQFLGQMPKPDVDHISGLSPSISISQKSSGTNPRSTVGTITEIYDFLRVLYARVGLGHCPQCGLPITAQSREAILARIMQLPTKTKFSVLAPVARRQKGEFRDLLEDLRKQGFVRARVDGKVALLTDDLALDRQMRHDIEVVVDRLVAGPNVRSRLAEAVELALKLGEGNLVIASESGAGSSDDSPRAAEVAAKRNPRRREKDVDDAADETPGDAADGDPGVPTTAAVTSDLFLSADYACTPCGLSFQAPTPQLFSFNSPQGMCPACDGLGDMFSFDPQRLASAPEKSFAQGAIELVGPWKDLGRWKRHIYAGVAETMERKLELAPGHLLETPWQELTEDHRRLWLWGTGKEHITFTWRGGKSAQKYGGTFDGIIPELLEKYRNAKAKSLIAKLEQFMNVIRCPDCQGRRLNPQACAVTLATASPRFEDKPTRSLPEVCALPVSDAAEFFSALVLDATQTTIATELLKEVRGRLGFLTNVGLEYLSLERTAPTLSGGESQRIRLAGAIGCGLVGVTYILDEPSIGLHPRDNDRLLGTLEQLRDLGNTVVVVEHDEDTMRAADHVIDFGPGPGVRGGYVVAEGTAAEIAKKRDSVTGAFLSGKRGIAVPAKRRMVSSSHAGTDLTGDVGREKGDAAAPPPVLPPAAPAILRIVGARHNNLKNVTVDVPLGAFVCVTGASGSGKSSLVNDIVVEALRRDLNGGKGEPGDHDRIEGLEHLDKMIAIDQSPIGRTPRSNPATYIKVFDEIRKLYTQLPESKRRGYKAGRFSFNVAGGRCEACQGNGSNKLEMDFLADVWLTCPVCQGRRFEHETLQVEYKGASIADVLEMDVQQALEHFENIPAIHDRLATLHAVGLDYMKLGQPSPTLSGGEAQRIKLARELVKKSTGRTLYLLDEPTTGLHFADIELLLKVLHDFVDAGNTVLVVEHNLDVIKTADWIIDVGPDGGAGGGRVVAAGTPEQIVAACASPPADCVSPTALALAPYLGVALPEAAAARKAKRPAAKQATHITVEGARQHNLRDVSVKIPRDAMTVLCGPSGSGKTSLAMDTIYAEGQRRYVESLSSYARQFVGQMQKPAVERVEGLSPAIAIEQRSAGHTPRSTVGTVTEIYDYFRILLSRLGQMHCPECDLPVGTQSPQEIVDAVLKEPEGTRAYVMAPVELAQGEKYAHLWEKLRGDGFQRVRIDGTTYPLDKAPEVDRRSKHEVDVVVDRATIKKESRSRLADSIESALALGRGVMRLAIVDDNVPEDRWGIHTYSQHRVCNGCGRSFEPLSPHHFSFNSALGWCPACEGLGSEVGADPTALFRSLNFTLAEGAVLVWPKIDEPLFAAMLAGLSERTGLPLDVPFSQLSPKHRRTVLYGTGEEWIEAELGAGFEARSAGKSNLAKARSGRPATRASFRFQYKGLYPALEEASRLSPRLRGRLEHLVGEIECSQCGGTRLRDDAAAAKFQGRSIDQYCRLPLGELLPTVETWKLPAAQKKIAGELVREIRNRLTFLVDVGLEYLTLGRGAPTLSGGESQRIRLASQVGSGLCGVLYVLDEPTIGLHPRDNTRLLGALHKLRDLGNTLLVVEHDREVIAGADCLLDFGPAAGRLGGEIVAEGAPAELPKRRRSVTGPYLSGKKAIGVPKSRRVAFDAGCENVEGLKRGKVTRNANSPASAINQPTSSTPALRVVGARHHNLKNVTVDFPLGTLTAVTGVSGSGKSSLVEDVLYASLARTLHRANANPGAHDRIAGIEQIDKVIRVDQRPLGNTPSSNPATYTGVFDLVRQLFAQLPESKLRGYSARRFSFNVPGGRCESCEGAGQLCIEMHFLPDVWVDCDECGGHRYNPETLGVKYRGRSIAEVLEMSCGEAALLFANIPKIRRILQTLCDVGLDYVALGQSAATLSGGEAQRVKLAAELARPDTGRTLYLLDEPTTGLHFDDVAKLLEVLHRLVDLGNTVVVIEHNLDVVKQCDWIIDVGPEAGDGGGTIVACGTPEMIVRQGGKAADDKRKGSTPSSRTTAANSLIPLPPPSLVSHTALALAPVLAAGPQVERKRYDPAAAEKRRAGDLDIEDLGRDIRMPWEIDGRGWHTRDRVSRSGAPCRWDGRILDAIERRIHELGEFSPTDWSSSRTVVEIAAAKKSDGWFFHAITGEPWLLKLKFRTGRSTFRREQLLADLNLAPLNQVDHIEQYGNDPRVKCKNLRGPFQEVQINAHSWEEIDVPAFWSFLEKAVAGFGHFAAQAAENPEDLMPWKKLGRKWHLARKGFPPGKKVEWSVEVLEELLELLHETAGDGAQADAGADGAGGQFLWNNQQVVHVMVRGRSEPWATVHTKRLAGVDLVLSGPGGAFATGRIAELAARRAIVAADGGDQVKLRFANSEDLHRGDLAGFLAEHLAASRAAPV; encoded by the coding sequence ATGCCCGCCTCCGACATCATCATCAAAGGCGCCCGCGAGCACAACTTGCGCAGCGTCGACGTCCGCTTGCCGCGCAACAAGCTCATTTGCCTGACCGGCGTGTCGGGGAGCGGCAAGAGCTCGCTGGCGTTCGACACGCTGTACGCCGAGGGACAGCGGCGGTACGTCGAAAGCCTCTCGACGTTCGCCCGGCAGTTCCTGGGGCAGATGCCCAAGCCCGACGTCGATCACATCAGCGGGTTGTCGCCGTCGATCTCGATCTCGCAGAAGTCGTCGGGCACGAATCCCCGCTCGACCGTCGGGACGATCACCGAGATCTACGACTTCCTGCGCGTGCTGTACGCACGGGTCGGGTTGGGGCACTGTCCGCAGTGCGGGCTGCCGATCACCGCGCAGTCGCGCGAGGCGATCCTCGCGCGGATCATGCAACTGCCGACCAAGACGAAGTTCTCGGTGCTCGCGCCGGTCGCGCGGCGGCAGAAGGGTGAGTTCCGCGACCTGCTGGAAGATCTCCGCAAGCAGGGCTTCGTCCGCGCGCGGGTCGACGGCAAGGTGGCGCTGCTGACCGACGATTTGGCGCTCGATCGGCAGATGCGGCACGACATCGAAGTGGTCGTCGATCGGCTCGTCGCCGGGCCGAACGTGCGCTCGCGCCTGGCCGAGGCGGTCGAATTGGCGCTCAAGCTGGGCGAGGGCAATCTCGTCATCGCGAGCGAATCCGGCGCAGGGTCGTCGGACGACTCCCCGCGAGCGGCTGAGGTCGCAGCCAAGCGCAACCCCCGGCGGCGGGAAAAAGACGTCGACGATGCGGCCGACGAAACGCCTGGGGACGCTGCCGACGGCGACCCCGGCGTGCCGACGACTGCCGCCGTCACGAGCGACCTGTTCCTCAGCGCCGACTACGCCTGCACGCCGTGCGGGCTCAGCTTCCAGGCGCCGACGCCGCAACTGTTCAGCTTCAACAGCCCGCAGGGGATGTGTCCCGCGTGCGACGGGCTGGGGGACATGTTCAGCTTCGACCCGCAACGGCTGGCCAGCGCCCCCGAGAAGTCCTTCGCCCAGGGCGCCATCGAACTGGTCGGCCCGTGGAAGGACCTCGGCCGGTGGAAACGGCATATCTACGCCGGCGTCGCCGAGACGATGGAACGGAAGCTGGAGCTCGCGCCGGGCCATTTGCTCGAAACCCCGTGGCAAGAGCTGACAGAAGACCATCGCCGATTGTGGCTGTGGGGGACGGGCAAGGAGCACATCACCTTCACCTGGCGCGGCGGAAAGAGCGCCCAGAAGTACGGCGGGACCTTTGACGGAATCATTCCCGAACTGCTCGAGAAGTATCGCAACGCGAAGGCGAAGTCGCTGATCGCCAAGCTCGAACAGTTCATGAACGTCATCCGCTGTCCCGACTGCCAGGGGCGGCGGCTCAACCCGCAGGCATGCGCGGTGACGCTCGCGACCGCGAGCCCCCGATTTGAGGACAAACCGACTCGTTCGCTGCCGGAGGTGTGCGCGTTGCCGGTGAGCGATGCGGCCGAATTCTTCAGCGCGCTTGTGCTCGACGCGACGCAGACGACGATCGCGACGGAACTGCTCAAGGAGGTCCGCGGCCGGCTGGGATTCCTGACGAACGTGGGGCTCGAATACCTGTCGCTCGAGCGGACGGCGCCGACGTTGTCGGGAGGCGAGTCGCAGCGGATTCGCCTCGCCGGGGCGATCGGCTGCGGACTGGTCGGAGTGACCTACATCCTCGACGAGCCGTCGATCGGCCTCCATCCCCGCGACAACGACCGCTTGCTGGGAACGCTCGAGCAGCTGCGCGACCTGGGCAACACGGTCGTCGTCGTCGAGCACGACGAAGACACGATGCGGGCCGCGGACCACGTCATCGACTTCGGCCCCGGCCCCGGCGTGCGCGGCGGCTACGTCGTCGCCGAGGGGACCGCCGCCGAGATCGCCAAGAAGCGCGACAGCGTGACGGGGGCGTTCTTGAGCGGCAAGCGCGGGATCGCCGTGCCGGCGAAGCGAAGAATGGTCTCGTCGAGCCATGCCGGAACGGACCTCACGGGAGACGTCGGGAGGGAAAAGGGCGACGCCGCAGCTCCGCCGCCCGTCCTCCCCCCTGCTGCTCCCGCGATCCTGCGCATCGTCGGGGCCCGGCACAACAATCTGAAGAACGTCACGGTCGACGTCCCGCTGGGGGCGTTCGTGTGCGTCACCGGCGCCTCGGGGAGCGGAAAAAGCTCGCTGGTCAACGACATCGTCGTCGAGGCCCTGCGCCGCGATCTCAACGGCGGGAAAGGGGAGCCGGGCGACCACGACCGGATCGAGGGACTCGAGCATCTCGACAAAATGATCGCGATCGATCAGTCCCCCATCGGCCGCACGCCGCGCTCGAACCCCGCGACGTACATCAAGGTGTTCGACGAAATCCGCAAGCTGTACACGCAGCTCCCCGAATCGAAGCGGCGCGGGTACAAGGCGGGACGGTTCAGCTTCAACGTCGCGGGGGGGCGGTGCGAGGCGTGCCAGGGAAACGGCTCGAACAAGCTGGAGATGGACTTTCTGGCCGACGTGTGGCTTACGTGCCCCGTGTGCCAGGGGCGCCGGTTCGAGCACGAGACGCTGCAGGTCGAGTACAAAGGCGCCTCGATCGCCGACGTGTTGGAGATGGACGTTCAACAGGCGCTCGAGCACTTCGAGAACATCCCCGCGATCCACGATCGACTGGCGACGCTCCACGCCGTGGGGCTCGACTACATGAAGCTGGGCCAGCCGTCGCCGACGCTCTCCGGGGGCGAGGCGCAGCGGATCAAGCTGGCTCGCGAACTGGTGAAGAAGTCGACCGGGCGAACGCTCTATCTGCTCGACGAACCGACCACCGGGCTCCACTTCGCCGACATCGAGCTGCTGCTCAAGGTGCTGCACGACTTCGTCGATGCGGGAAACACGGTGCTGGTGGTCGAACACAACCTGGACGTGATCAAGACGGCCGACTGGATCATCGACGTCGGCCCCGACGGCGGAGCGGGGGGAGGCCGGGTCGTGGCGGCGGGAACTCCCGAGCAAATCGTCGCCGCCTGCGCGTCGCCGCCCGCGGACTGCGTTTCGCCTACGGCTCTCGCCCTGGCTCCCTACCTCGGCGTCGCTCTACCCGAGGCCGCGGCGGCGCGCAAGGCGAAGCGGCCCGCAGCGAAACAGGCGACGCATATCACGGTCGAGGGCGCCCGGCAGCACAACCTGCGCGACGTCTCGGTCAAGATCCCTCGCGACGCGATGACCGTGCTGTGCGGCCCGAGCGGCAGCGGCAAGACCTCGCTCGCCATGGACACGATCTACGCCGAAGGGCAGCGGCGGTACGTCGAGAGCCTGTCCAGCTACGCCCGGCAGTTCGTCGGGCAGATGCAGAAGCCCGCGGTCGAGCGCGTCGAGGGATTGTCGCCGGCGATCGCCATCGAGCAGCGCTCTGCGGGACACACGCCGCGGTCGACCGTCGGAACGGTCACCGAGATCTACGACTACTTCCGCATCCTGCTGTCCCGGCTGGGTCAAATGCACTGCCCCGAGTGCGACCTGCCGGTCGGCACGCAATCGCCGCAGGAGATCGTCGACGCGGTGCTCAAGGAGCCCGAGGGGACGCGGGCGTACGTCATGGCGCCGGTCGAGCTGGCCCAAGGGGAGAAGTACGCGCACCTGTGGGAAAAACTGCGCGGCGACGGGTTTCAGCGGGTGCGGATCGACGGCACGACCTATCCCCTCGACAAGGCGCCCGAGGTCGATCGCCGCAGCAAGCACGAGGTCGACGTCGTGGTCGATCGGGCGACGATCAAGAAGGAGAGTCGCTCGCGGTTGGCCGACAGCATCGAGAGTGCGCTCGCCCTGGGTCGGGGAGTGATGCGGCTGGCGATCGTCGACGACAACGTCCCCGAGGATCGCTGGGGCATTCACACGTACAGCCAGCATCGGGTGTGCAACGGCTGCGGGCGCAGTTTCGAGCCGCTCTCGCCGCATCACTTTTCGTTCAACAGCGCCCTGGGGTGGTGCCCGGCGTGCGAGGGGTTGGGGAGCGAGGTCGGCGCCGACCCGACCGCGCTGTTCCGCAGCCTCAACTTCACCCTGGCTGAAGGAGCGGTGCTGGTGTGGCCGAAGATCGACGAGCCGCTGTTCGCGGCAATGCTCGCCGGCCTGTCGGAACGCACCGGGCTGCCGCTCGACGTGCCGTTCAGCCAACTCTCGCCCAAGCATCGTCGCACGGTGCTGTACGGGACGGGAGAGGAGTGGATTGAGGCGGAGCTAGGCGCGGGTTTCGAGGCGCGGAGCGCGGGGAAGAGCAATCTTGCCAAGGCGCGCAGCGGGCGCCCCGCAACTCGCGCCTCGTTTCGCTTTCAATACAAAGGGCTTTACCCCGCGCTGGAGGAGGCGTCGCGATTGTCGCCGCGGTTGCGGGGGCGGCTCGAGCACTTGGTCGGCGAGATCGAATGCAGCCAGTGCGGCGGGACGCGGCTGCGCGACGACGCCGCGGCGGCGAAATTTCAGGGCCGGTCGATCGACCAGTATTGCCGACTGCCGCTGGGCGAGTTGCTGCCGACCGTCGAGACGTGGAAGCTCCCCGCGGCGCAGAAGAAGATCGCCGGCGAACTGGTGCGCGAGATCCGCAACCGGCTCACGTTTCTGGTCGACGTGGGACTGGAGTATCTGACGCTGGGGCGCGGGGCGCCGACCCTGTCGGGGGGCGAGTCGCAACGCATCCGGCTCGCCAGCCAAGTCGGCAGCGGGCTGTGCGGCGTGTTGTACGTGCTCGACGAACCGACGATCGGCCTCCACCCGCGCGACAACACGCGGCTGCTCGGGGCGCTTCACAAGTTGCGCGACCTGGGCAACACGCTGCTGGTGGTCGAGCATGATCGCGAGGTGATCGCCGGCGCCGACTGCCTGCTCGACTTCGGCCCCGCCGCGGGCCGACTGGGGGGCGAGATCGTCGCCGAGGGAGCCCCCGCCGAACTCCCCAAACGCCGCCGCAGCGTCACCGGACCGTATCTCAGCGGGAAGAAGGCGATCGGCGTGCCGAAGAGCAGACGCGTGGCGTTCGATGCGGGATGCGAGAATGTCGAGGGACTGAAGCGGGGCAAAGTCACACGCAACGCAAACTCCCCCGCATCGGCAATCAATCAACCAACGTCTTCTACTCCTGCGCTGCGCGTCGTCGGCGCCCGCCACCATAATCTCAAGAACGTCACCGTCGATTTCCCCCTCGGGACGCTCACGGCCGTGACCGGGGTGTCGGGGTCGGGGAAGAGCTCGCTCGTGGAGGACGTGCTGTACGCGAGCCTCGCCCGGACGCTTCACCGGGCGAACGCCAACCCGGGCGCTCACGACCGAATTGCCGGAATCGAGCAGATCGACAAGGTGATCCGCGTCGACCAGCGACCGCTGGGAAACACCCCCTCGTCGAACCCGGCGACGTACACCGGCGTGTTCGACCTCGTTCGGCAACTGTTCGCGCAGCTGCCCGAGTCGAAGTTGCGCGGGTACTCGGCCCGGCGGTTCAGCTTCAACGTGCCGGGAGGGCGGTGCGAATCGTGCGAGGGGGCCGGACAGTTGTGCATCGAGATGCACTTTCTGCCCGACGTTTGGGTCGACTGCGACGAATGCGGCGGCCATCGCTACAACCCCGAGACGCTGGGCGTGAAGTACCGCGGGCGGTCGATCGCCGAGGTGCTCGAGATGTCGTGCGGCGAGGCGGCTCTGCTGTTCGCCAACATCCCGAAGATTCGCCGCATCCTGCAGACGCTGTGCGACGTGGGGCTCGATTACGTCGCGTTGGGGCAAAGCGCCGCGACCCTCTCGGGGGGCGAAGCGCAGCGCGTCAAACTGGCCGCCGAACTGGCCCGCCCCGATACCGGCCGAACCCTGTATCTGCTCGACGAACCGACCACGGGGCTCCACTTCGACGACGTCGCCAAGCTGCTGGAGGTGCTCCACCGGTTGGTCGATCTGGGGAACACGGTGGTGGTGATCGAGCACAATCTCGACGTCGTCAAGCAGTGCGACTGGATCATCGACGTCGGGCCCGAAGCGGGCGACGGAGGCGGGACGATCGTGGCGTGCGGAACGCCGGAGATGATTGTCCGGCAAGGAGGGAAGGCGGCAGACGACAAGCGAAAGGGGTCGACGCCATCGAGCCGAACGACCGCCGCCAATTCCCTCATCCCCCTTCCGCCCCCCTCCTTGGTTTCTCATACCGCGCTGGCGCTCGCCCCCGTGCTGGCCGCGGGGCCGCAGGTCGAGCGGAAGCGTTACGATCCCGCGGCGGCGGAGAAGCGGCGTGCCGGCGACCTCGACATCGAGGACCTGGGGCGCGACATTCGCATGCCGTGGGAGATCGACGGCCGGGGCTGGCACACCCGCGACCGCGTAAGCCGCAGCGGCGCGCCCTGCCGGTGGGACGGGCGGATCCTCGACGCGATCGAACGGCGGATCCACGAACTGGGCGAGTTCAGCCCCACCGACTGGAGCAGCAGTCGCACCGTCGTCGAGATTGCCGCCGCGAAGAAATCGGACGGCTGGTTCTTTCACGCCATCACCGGCGAACCATGGCTGCTGAAGCTCAAGTTCCGCACGGGCCGCAGCACGTTTCGCCGCGAGCAACTGCTCGCCGACCTGAACCTGGCGCCCCTCAACCAAGTCGACCACATCGAACAATACGGCAACGACCCGCGGGTGAAGTGCAAGAACCTCCGCGGGCCGTTCCAGGAGGTGCAGATCAACGCCCACAGTTGGGAGGAGATCGACGTCCCCGCGTTTTGGAGCTTCCTGGAAAAAGCAGTCGCCGGGTTCGGTCACTTCGCCGCCCAGGCGGCGGAGAACCCCGAGGACCTGATGCCGTGGAAGAAACTGGGCCGCAAGTGGCACCTGGCGCGCAAGGGCTTTCCGCCCGGGAAGAAGGTCGAGTGGTCGGTCGAAGTGCTTGAAGAGTTGTTGGAGCTGCTCCACGAAACGGCCGGCGACGGCGCGCAGGCCGACGCGGGCGCCGACGGCGCCGGCGGGCAGTTCTTGTGGAACAACCAGCAAGTGGTCCACGTGATGGTCCGCGGCCGCAGCGAGCCGTGGGCGACGGTCCACACCAAGCGGCTCGCGGGGGTGGATCTGGTGCTGTCCGGCCCCGGCGGCGCGTTCGCCACGGGGCGGATCGCCGAGTTGGCCGCGCGGCGAGCGATCGTCGCCGCCGACGGCGGCGACCAAGTCAAGCTGCGATTCGCCAACTCCGAAGACCTGCACCGCGGCGACCTCGCGGGGTTCCTCGCCGAACACTTGGCCGCCAGTCGGGCGGCGCCCGTGTGA
- a CDS encoding TRAM domain-containing protein: MALIILRTVFLLIAAGFGAQFAQSDILPREPAYVPWLVFAAIVTLAVAVVVLDVLARHKRLDTITAVYFGLIIGLFLTYILKTAFGTALDPKSPYTPWTLLILGMVLCYTCISILLQTKDDFRFIIPYVEFAKEVKGLKPYVLDTSVVIDGRIADVVETRIVDNQLVMPQFVIAELQAIADSGDKLKRGRGRRGLDILNRLRSDPKVDLVVYDRDLPEFAGQPVDQRLVLLAKNLGGKVVTNDYNLNKVAKLHNVGVINLNDLANSLKPIFLPGESVEVRIIKPGEEPGQGVGYLEDGTMVVIEGGRDHVGEKVLALVTSVLQTSAGRMVFGKFEHAVGGE, translated from the coding sequence ATGGCTCTCATCATCTTGCGAACCGTGTTCCTGCTGATTGCGGCGGGGTTCGGCGCTCAATTCGCACAATCCGACATCCTTCCCCGCGAGCCGGCGTACGTCCCCTGGCTCGTGTTCGCAGCCATCGTGACGCTAGCCGTCGCGGTGGTCGTCCTCGACGTCCTGGCCCGGCACAAGCGGCTCGACACGATCACGGCCGTCTATTTCGGCCTGATCATCGGGCTGTTTCTCACGTACATTCTCAAGACGGCGTTCGGCACGGCGCTCGACCCCAAGAGCCCCTACACCCCCTGGACGCTGCTGATCCTAGGGATGGTCCTTTGCTACACCTGCATCAGCATCCTGCTGCAGACCAAGGACGATTTCCGGTTCATCATCCCCTACGTCGAGTTCGCCAAGGAAGTCAAAGGGCTCAAGCCCTACGTCCTCGACACGAGCGTGGTGATCGACGGCCGGATCGCCGACGTGGTCGAGACCCGGATCGTCGACAACCAGCTTGTGATGCCCCAGTTCGTCATCGCCGAGCTGCAAGCGATCGCCGACAGCGGCGACAAGCTCAAGCGGGGCCGGGGTCGCCGGGGGCTCGACATCCTCAACCGCCTCCGCAGCGATCCCAAGGTCGATCTGGTCGTTTACGACCGCGATCTCCCGGAATTCGCCGGCCAACCGGTCGACCAGCGGCTAGTGCTGTTGGCCAAAAACCTGGGGGGGAAGGTCGTCACGAACGACTACAACCTGAACAAGGTCGCCAAGCTCCACAACGTGGGTGTCATCAACCTGAACGATCTGGCCAACTCGCTCAAGCCGATCTTCCTGCCGGGCGAGTCGGTCGAGGTGCGGATCATCAAGCCGGGCGAGGAGCCGGGCCAAGGGGTCGGATACCTTGAGGACGGCACGATGGTCGTCATCGAAGGGGGCCGCGACCACGTCGGCGAGAAGGTCCTGGCCCTTGTGACCAGCGTCCTGCAAACCAGCGCGGGCCGGATGGTGTTCGGCAAATTCGAGCACGCCGTCGGCGGCGAATGA
- the dgt gene encoding dNTP triphosphohydrolase: MNDPIPPWIARETALLAPFAMHAANSAGRVHPEPSHGYRSPYQRDRDRIVHSSAFRRLAHTTQVFTGEMGDYHRSRLTHTLEVASIARTVARTLRLNEDLAEALALAHDMGHPPFGHAGEDVLNECLADRGGFNHNRQGLRVVELLETRYPEFPGLNLSLEVLEGQRTRADKSRSDPTAPAPLLETQAVDAADSIAYDAHDADDAVELGLLDLAALEEIELWRQAGRRARRRYAALDDVQYRRAAVHELIDLLAGDLLSTSAGRIAAADFRDVVEVRSRGRDAIGLSAELAEQKGALERLLFARVYRHPAVVASRGTAAQALRAVFEFYARHPDQLPDRLAVVLAAEGPERAAADYLAGLTDRSAVEESRRIP, translated from the coding sequence GTGAATGACCCGATTCCCCCCTGGATCGCCCGCGAAACCGCGCTGCTCGCGCCGTTTGCGATGCATGCCGCGAACTCCGCGGGGCGGGTCCACCCCGAGCCGAGCCACGGTTACCGCAGCCCGTACCAGCGCGACCGCGACCGGATCGTCCACTCGAGCGCCTTTCGCCGCCTGGCCCATACGACGCAGGTCTTCACCGGCGAGATGGGGGACTACCACCGGTCGCGGCTGACCCATACGCTCGAGGTCGCCTCGATTGCCCGCACCGTTGCCCGCACGCTGCGGCTCAACGAGGACTTGGCCGAGGCGCTCGCCCTGGCCCACGACATGGGGCACCCCCCGTTCGGCCACGCGGGCGAGGACGTGCTCAACGAATGCCTCGCCGACCGCGGCGGGTTCAATCACAACCGCCAGGGGTTGCGAGTCGTCGAACTGCTGGAGACGCGCTACCCCGAATTCCCCGGGCTGAATCTCTCGCTGGAGGTGCTCGAGGGTCAGCGCACGCGGGCCGACAAATCGCGGAGCGATCCGACCGCGCCCGCGCCGCTGTTGGAGACGCAGGCCGTCGACGCGGCCGACAGCATCGCCTACGACGCCCACGACGCCGACGACGCGGTCGAACTGGGGCTGTTGGACCTCGCGGCGCTCGAGGAGATCGAGCTGTGGCGCCAGGCAGGGCGGCGCGCCCGGCGGCGTTATGCGGCGCTCGACGACGTCCAATATCGCCGCGCAGCGGTGCACGAACTGATCGATCTGTTGGCCGGCGACCTGCTTTCGACCAGCGCCGGACGAATCGCCGCGGCCGACTTCCGCGACGTCGTCGAGGTGCGCTCGCGGGGCCGCGATGCGATCGGGCTCTCCGCGGAGTTGGCCGAGCAGAAGGGAGCCCTCGAACGGCTGCTGTTCGCTCGCGTCTATCGCCATCCCGCGGTCGTCGCCAGCCGCGGGACCGCCGCCCAGGCCCTGAGGGCGGTGTTCGAATTCTATGCCCGGCATCCGGACCAGCTCCCCGATCGGCTGGCCGTGGTGCTGGCGGCGGAAGGCCCCGAACGGGCCGCGGCGGACTACCTAGCCGGACTGACCGACCGCAGTGCCGTCGAAGAATCGCGGCGAATCCCGTAA